A window of Belonocnema kinseyi isolate 2016_QV_RU_SX_M_011 chromosome 9, B_treatae_v1, whole genome shotgun sequence contains these coding sequences:
- the LOC117180293 gene encoding 60S ribosomal protein L11-like gives MPSSQGGARIFSCSRTMADAAKAPTKQKVKKEKTKKEKKDPSKNVMREVKIRKLCLNICVGESGDRLTRASKVLEQLTGQQPVFSKARYTVRSFGIRRNEKIAVHCTVRGAKAEEILERGLKVREYELRRENFSCTGNFGFGIQEHIDLGIKYDPSIGIYGLDFYVVLGRPGFNVAHRRRKTGKVGFQHRLTKEDAMKWFQQKYDGIILPGKK, from the exons ATGCCTTCTTCGCAAGGAGGCGCAAGGATTTTCTCTTGCTCTAGAACAATGGCG GACGCGGCGAAAGCTCCTACCAAGCAAAAGGTGAAAAAGGAGAAGACCAAGAAGGAGAAGAAAGATCCTTCCAAAAATGTCATGAGAGAAGTCAAGATTCGGAAACTCTGCCTTAATATTTGTGTTGGAGAATCTGGTGATAGATTGACTCGTGCTTCTAag GTGTTGGAGCAGTTAACTGGTCAACAACCAGTTTTCTCGAAAGCCAGATATACGGTTCGTTCCTTTGGAATTCGTAGGAATGAAAAAATCGCCGTACATTGCACGGTTCGAGGAGCTAAAGCCGAGGAAATCCTTGAGCGTGGCTTAAAA gtTCGTGAATACGAATTGAGGAGAGAGAACTTCTCCTGCACTGGAAACTTTGGTTTCGGCATCCAGGAACACATCGATCTTGGAATCAAATATGACCCAAGCATTGGTATTTACGGATTAGACTTCTACGTCGTACTTGGAAGGCCCG GATTCAACGTAGCTCATAGGAGAAGGAAAACTGGAAAAGTCGGTTTCCAACACAGGCTGACGAAAGAAGACGCAATGAAATGGTTCCAACAGAAGTATGATGGTATCATTTTGCCCGGCAAAAAGTAA